In Schlegelella aquatica, one DNA window encodes the following:
- a CDS encoding nucleotidyltransferase family protein yields the protein MDSSPVVIVLAAGAGSRFHGQGHKLTQEFGTSSVIGTTLTNAILSGLPVRVVTTAELEPHMLQWVPPDHVVRVALPDDESEWGMGYSIAAGVRASGQAPGWLVMPGDMPLVQPSTLRAVAAALAEHPVAFAQHGGRRGHPVAFASELYSELARLTGDTGASRIVARYPAAAVNVGDPGVLLDLDTPDDLAALQALHGEGGGAGTAR from the coding sequence ATGGACTCCTCTCCCGTGGTGATCGTTCTAGCTGCCGGCGCCGGTTCGCGGTTCCATGGGCAGGGACACAAGCTGACGCAGGAGTTCGGTACTTCGAGCGTCATCGGCACTACGCTCACGAACGCGATCCTGAGCGGCTTGCCCGTGCGCGTCGTGACGACTGCGGAGTTGGAACCTCACATGCTTCAATGGGTGCCGCCCGACCACGTCGTGCGGGTGGCGTTGCCGGACGACGAGTCCGAGTGGGGCATGGGCTACTCGATCGCGGCTGGCGTGCGGGCCAGTGGCCAGGCTCCCGGCTGGCTGGTGATGCCCGGAGACATGCCGCTCGTGCAGCCGTCCACCTTGCGTGCAGTGGCTGCGGCGCTCGCCGAGCATCCCGTCGCCTTTGCGCAGCACGGTGGGCGGCGAGGCCACCCTGTGGCATTCGCGAGCGAACTCTACTCGGAGCTCGCGCGGCTGACGGGCGACACCGGCGCGTCCCGCATCGTGGCGCGCTATCCCGCCGCGGCAGTCAATGTCGGCGATCCCGGCGTGCTGTTGGACCTCGACACACCGGACGATCTCGCGGCGCTGCAAGCTCTGCACGGCGAGGGCGGTGGCGCGGGAACGGCGCGGTAG
- the pdxH gene encoding pyridoxamine 5'-phosphate oxidase, with amino-acid sequence MDKKLADLRKSYERAELDEHAADPNPRVQFERWLSEAIRAQIPEPNAMTVATVGPDLRPSTRVVLIKGCDDRGIVWYTNYESRKGRELAHNPYAALQFHWVELERVVRIEGKVEKTSDAESDEYFHSRPLDSRIGAWASPQSRPIASRAVLVANAARYAAQFGLNPPRPPHWGGFRLTPDRWEFWQGRKSRLHDRLCYRLVDGHWVRERLAP; translated from the coding sequence ATGGACAAGAAGCTCGCCGATCTCCGAAAGAGTTATGAACGCGCCGAATTGGACGAGCATGCAGCGGACCCGAACCCGCGTGTGCAGTTCGAGCGTTGGCTGAGCGAGGCGATCCGCGCGCAGATTCCCGAGCCGAATGCGATGACGGTCGCCACCGTCGGACCGGATCTGCGCCCCTCGACCCGCGTGGTGCTGATCAAAGGCTGCGACGACCGCGGCATCGTCTGGTACACGAACTACGAAAGCCGCAAGGGACGCGAGCTCGCGCATAACCCGTATGCCGCGTTGCAGTTCCATTGGGTCGAGCTGGAACGGGTGGTGCGCATCGAGGGCAAGGTCGAAAAAACGAGCGACGCCGAATCCGACGAATACTTCCATTCGCGCCCGCTCGATTCCCGCATCGGAGCGTGGGCCTCGCCCCAGAGCCGGCCCATCGCCTCGCGCGCCGTGCTCGTCGCCAACGCAGCGCGCTATGCGGCCCAGTTCGGCCTCAACCCGCCACGGCCGCCGCATTGGGGCGGCTTTCGCCTGACGCCCGACCGCTGGGAGTTCTGGCAAGGGCGCAAGTCGCGCCTGCACGACCGTCTGTGCTACCGCCTCGTGGACGGCCACTGGGTGCGCGAGCGTCTGGCACCCTGA
- a CDS encoding hybrid sensor histidine kinase/response regulator, translating to MPLPSLPAAPGWAHALLDLAAEPMAVWDAQGERLYANRAWESCFGGGSHEAWLSRLGEPLQTRVREALRRGEGVAPVRATWLPSLACGRLDPSEGEFALSPWPAAEGAAPAGGTPVHERCWLARWLPLQAQHRAERRAEILAERLEVAQEFGRLGVWGRDLRSGGGFWDAHVFRFFGMPVREGAPSFQEANERVHPEDQERLRRLWYRSLEAEGRYDVHYRVVQPDGSLKRIHSQWMVKADASGRPARVVGVMMDDTDSYEIGRRMESISTHLAMAAELVGLVIWHQDWASGITHFNDEGARLLGLQHARPLHIEEIYAHLHPDDRPVARQASERALRADAPVDAMLRYLQPDGSTRQVLTRRVAERDADGRCVAIIGVALDLTDRERTEAELREARHRIALAAQGVGMGTWERDLVHDVSYWDAQMYRLRGLRRDEPRPANELRIACVHPDDVEPMLRTYREAWQDRGCDVVGHEFRVVWPDGSVHWLASRARILRDASGRPVRMLGVNWDITEVKQAEQIRREKEAAEQSSRAKSEFLARMSHELRTPLNAVLGFAQVLQADQEEPLSGPQRTRVDHIVAAGRHLLALIDDVLDLARIESGAVQLEARVIALQDAVVDAVELVAPIARRADIAVHLGPLQGWVVADRLRLRQILMNLLSNAVKYNRPGGEVTVSGQSRPPWAWIEVRDTGIGMSEEQLKRLFEPFNRLGREREGIEGTGIGLAIAQQLAQHMGGLIKVRSRPGEGSEFRLWLPAGEDGQRGASWTSPAAHEVPSVRPRASHLLYVEDNPVNVLLVEELVRLRPGVQLSVATSGAEGVEMARSLQPDLALIDMQLPDITGEEVLRRLRADPSTAYLRCIALSANAMQEDVDRALAAGFEAYWTKPIDVKRFLHALDETLATE from the coding sequence CCTCGCTGGCCTGCGGGCGCCTCGATCCATCGGAGGGCGAGTTCGCCCTGTCACCCTGGCCTGCGGCCGAGGGGGCTGCCCCTGCCGGTGGCACCCCCGTGCACGAACGCTGCTGGCTTGCGCGCTGGTTGCCCCTCCAGGCACAGCACCGGGCCGAGCGCCGTGCCGAGATCCTGGCCGAGCGGCTGGAAGTGGCCCAGGAGTTCGGGCGTCTGGGCGTCTGGGGCCGCGACCTGAGATCCGGCGGCGGCTTCTGGGACGCCCATGTGTTCCGGTTCTTCGGCATGCCGGTGCGTGAGGGGGCCCCCTCGTTCCAGGAGGCGAACGAGCGCGTGCACCCGGAGGACCAGGAGCGGCTGCGGCGCCTGTGGTATCGGAGTCTGGAGGCGGAGGGCCGCTACGACGTGCACTACCGCGTGGTGCAACCCGACGGCAGCCTGAAGCGCATCCATTCGCAGTGGATGGTCAAGGCGGACGCCTCCGGCCGGCCGGCTCGCGTGGTGGGTGTGATGATGGACGACACCGACAGCTACGAGATCGGGCGGCGCATGGAGTCGATCTCGACGCATCTGGCGATGGCCGCGGAGCTGGTCGGGCTCGTGATCTGGCACCAGGACTGGGCGAGCGGCATCACGCACTTCAACGACGAAGGCGCGCGCCTGCTGGGATTGCAGCACGCGCGCCCGCTGCACATCGAGGAGATCTACGCGCACCTGCATCCCGACGACCGGCCGGTGGCACGGCAGGCGAGCGAGCGCGCCTTGCGCGCGGACGCTCCGGTCGACGCGATGCTGCGCTACCTGCAGCCCGATGGCAGCACGCGACAGGTGCTCACGCGCCGCGTGGCCGAGCGTGACGCAGACGGCCGTTGCGTGGCGATCATCGGCGTCGCGCTGGACCTGACCGACCGCGAACGCACCGAGGCCGAATTGCGCGAGGCCCGGCATCGCATTGCCCTCGCCGCACAGGGCGTGGGCATGGGCACGTGGGAGCGCGATCTGGTGCACGACGTCTCGTACTGGGACGCCCAGATGTACCGCTTGCGCGGTCTGCGCCGAGACGAACCCCGGCCTGCCAACGAGTTGCGCATCGCCTGCGTGCATCCGGACGATGTGGAGCCGATGCTGCGGACCTACCGCGAGGCGTGGCAGGACCGGGGCTGCGATGTGGTGGGTCACGAGTTCCGGGTGGTGTGGCCCGATGGCTCTGTCCACTGGCTGGCCAGTCGCGCCCGCATCTTGCGGGACGCCAGCGGGCGGCCGGTGCGCATGCTGGGAGTGAACTGGGACATCACCGAAGTCAAGCAGGCCGAGCAGATCCGACGCGAGAAGGAGGCGGCCGAGCAGTCGAGCCGCGCGAAGTCCGAGTTCCTCGCGCGCATGAGTCATGAACTGCGCACGCCGCTCAATGCCGTCCTCGGGTTTGCGCAGGTGTTGCAGGCCGACCAGGAAGAGCCGCTGTCGGGGCCGCAACGCACGCGGGTGGACCATATCGTCGCCGCGGGGCGCCATCTGCTCGCGCTGATCGACGACGTGCTGGACCTGGCGCGCATCGAATCGGGCGCGGTGCAACTCGAAGCCCGCGTGATCGCGCTGCAGGACGCAGTGGTGGACGCGGTGGAACTCGTCGCCCCGATCGCACGGCGTGCAGACATCGCGGTCCACCTCGGCCCCCTGCAGGGCTGGGTGGTGGCCGATCGGCTGCGGCTGCGTCAGATCCTCATGAACCTGCTGTCGAACGCCGTGAAGTACAACCGCCCGGGAGGGGAGGTCACCGTGAGCGGGCAGTCCCGGCCCCCCTGGGCGTGGATCGAGGTGCGCGACACCGGCATCGGGATGAGCGAGGAGCAGCTCAAGCGCCTCTTCGAGCCCTTCAACCGGTTGGGCAGGGAGCGCGAGGGCATCGAGGGCACGGGCATCGGGCTCGCGATTGCGCAGCAGCTCGCGCAGCACATGGGCGGCCTCATCAAGGTGCGCAGCCGGCCGGGGGAGGGCAGCGAGTTCAGGCTCTGGCTGCCCGCGGGCGAGGACGGCCAGCGCGGCGCGTCGTGGACGTCACCGGCTGCGCACGAGGTGCCCTCCGTGCGCCCGCGCGCCTCACACCTGCTCTATGTCGAGGACAACCCGGTCAACGTGCTGCTGGTGGAAGAGCTGGTGCGTCTGCGCCCCGGTGTGCAACTGTCCGTGGCCACCAGCGGTGCCGAAGGAGTGGAGATGGCGCGCAGCCTGCAGCCCGATCTGGCACTCATCGACATGCAGTTGCCCGACATCACCGGCGAGGAGGTGCTCAGGCGACTGCGTGCGGACCCTTCCACCGCGTACCTGCGATGCATTGCGCTGTCGGCCAACGCGATGCAGGAGGACGTGGATCGTGCATTGGCCGCAGGCTTCGAAGCCTACTGGACCAAGCCGATCGACGTGAAGCGCTTTTTGCACGCCCTGGACGAGACGCTCGCGACCGAATGA